The Malus domestica chromosome 10, GDT2T_hap1 genome contains a region encoding:
- the LOC103446227 gene encoding pentatricopeptide repeat-containing protein At4g18975, chloroplastic-like isoform X2 codes for MANVSNLVGDEDVTNNPHTLIGKAHAYTSSIGSAMVYCIRCQFPLSGIDQITTTEAALLLGFGFPNCKTSLLWKKNYVHQTVAIHTSNVKFSYKQSRQALTSSKTTEKKIIKKAGKKEHHLWQKKDSAGSGQKAINLVRIVSSLPNEKETIFGALDKWTAWETEFPLIAAAKALIILRKRSQWVRVIQVAKWMLSKGQGATMGTYDTLLLAFDMDQRVDEAESLWNMILHTHTRSISRRLFSRMISLYHHHDLQSKIIEVFADMEELGVRPDEDTVRRVARAFQELGQEENKKLFLRRYHCKWKYIHFKGERVKVRRTNAWDEDNNLSN; via the exons ATGGCCAACGTCTCAAATCTTGTGGGAGATGAGGAT GTGACCAACAATCCTCATACTCTGATAGGAAAGGCACATGCTTATACCTCCTCGATAGGTTCTGCTATGGT ATATTGTATTCGATGTCAGTTCCCCTTATCAGGAATTGATCAG ATCACAACTACTGAAGCAGCTTTGTTGTTGGGGTTCGGCTTCCCTAATTGCAAAACTTCTCTCTTGTGGAAG AAAAATTATGTACATCAGACGGTGGCTATACATACATCCAATGTCAAGTTCTCCTACAAGCAAAGTAGACAAGCTTTAACTAGTTCCAAAACAACTGAGAA GAAAATAATCAAGAAGGCAGGAAAGAAAGAGCACCACTTATGGCAGAAAAAGGACTCTGCCGGGTCTGGGCAAAAGGCAATCAATCTCGTCAGAATT GTCTCCAGTCTTCCTAATGAGAAAGAGACCATTTTTGGAGCATTAGATAAATGGACAGCTTGGGAGACAGAGTTTCCATTGATTGCAGCAGCGAAGGCCTTGATAATCTTAAGGAAGAGGAGTCAATGGGTTCGTGTAATTCAA GTAGCAAAGTGGATGTTGAGCAAAGGCCAAGGAGCAACAATGGGAACGTATGACACCCTTCTGCTGGCATTTGATATGGATCAGAGGGTCGATGAGGCTGAATCACTGTGGAACATGATTCTGCACACGCATACACGCTCCATCTCAAGGCGGTTGTTTTCTAGGATGATCTCTTTGTATCATCATCACGACTTGCAAAGCAAGATAATAGAG GTATTTGCAGACATGGAGGAGTTAGGTGTAAGACCAGATGAAGATACTGTCAGGAGAGTGGCACGTGCTTTCCAGGAATTAGGGCAAGAGGAGAACAAAAAACTCTTTTTGAGAAGATACCACTGTAAATGGAAGTACATTCACTTTAAGGGTGAAAGGGTTAAAGTAAGAAGAACTAATGCATGGGATGAAGATAATAACTTAAGCAACTGA
- the LOC103446227 gene encoding pentatricopeptide repeat-containing protein At4g18975, chloroplastic-like isoform X4: MIVNSRYCIRCQFPLSGIDQITTTEAALLLGFGFPNCKTSLLWKKNYVHQTVAIHTSNVKFSYKQSRQALTSSKTTEKKIIKKAGKKEHHLWQKKDSAGSGQKAINLVRIVSSLPNEKETIFGALDKWTAWETEFPLIAAAKALIILRKRSQWVRVIQVAKWMLSKGQGATMGTYDTLLLAFDMDQRVDEAESLWNMILHTHTRSISRRLFSRMISLYHHHDLQSKIIEVFADMEELGVRPDEDTVRRVARAFQELGQEENKKLFLRRYHCKWKYIHFKGERVKVRRTNAWDEDNNLSN, encoded by the exons ATGATTGTGAATTCCAGATATTGTATTCGATGTCAGTTCCCCTTATCAGGAATTGATCAG ATCACAACTACTGAAGCAGCTTTGTTGTTGGGGTTCGGCTTCCCTAATTGCAAAACTTCTCTCTTGTGGAAG AAAAATTATGTACATCAGACGGTGGCTATACATACATCCAATGTCAAGTTCTCCTACAAGCAAAGTAGACAAGCTTTAACTAGTTCCAAAACAACTGAGAA GAAAATAATCAAGAAGGCAGGAAAGAAAGAGCACCACTTATGGCAGAAAAAGGACTCTGCCGGGTCTGGGCAAAAGGCAATCAATCTCGTCAGAATT GTCTCCAGTCTTCCTAATGAGAAAGAGACCATTTTTGGAGCATTAGATAAATGGACAGCTTGGGAGACAGAGTTTCCATTGATTGCAGCAGCGAAGGCCTTGATAATCTTAAGGAAGAGGAGTCAATGGGTTCGTGTAATTCAA GTAGCAAAGTGGATGTTGAGCAAAGGCCAAGGAGCAACAATGGGAACGTATGACACCCTTCTGCTGGCATTTGATATGGATCAGAGGGTCGATGAGGCTGAATCACTGTGGAACATGATTCTGCACACGCATACACGCTCCATCTCAAGGCGGTTGTTTTCTAGGATGATCTCTTTGTATCATCATCACGACTTGCAAAGCAAGATAATAGAG GTATTTGCAGACATGGAGGAGTTAGGTGTAAGACCAGATGAAGATACTGTCAGGAGAGTGGCACGTGCTTTCCAGGAATTAGGGCAAGAGGAGAACAAAAAACTCTTTTTGAGAAGATACCACTGTAAATGGAAGTACATTCACTTTAAGGGTGAAAGGGTTAAAGTAAGAAGAACTAATGCATGGGATGAAGATAATAACTTAAGCAACTGA
- the LOC103446227 gene encoding pentatricopeptide repeat-containing protein At4g18975, chloroplastic-like isoform X3: MANVSNLVGDEDQVTNNPHTLIGKAHAYTSSIGSAMVYCIRCQFPLSGIDQITTTEAALLLGFGFPNCKTSLLWKKNYVHQTVAIHTSNVKFSYKQSRQALTSSKTTEKKIIKKAGKKEHHLWQKKDSAGSGQKVSSLPNEKETIFGALDKWTAWETEFPLIAAAKALIILRKRSQWVRVIQVAKWMLSKGQGATMGTYDTLLLAFDMDQRVDEAESLWNMILHTHTRSISRRLFSRMISLYHHHDLQSKIIEVFADMEELGVRPDEDTVRRVARAFQELGQEENKKLFLRRYHCKWKYIHFKGERVKVRRTNAWDEDNNLSN; encoded by the exons ATGGCCAACGTCTCAAATCTTGTGGGAGATGAGGAT CAGGTGACCAACAATCCTCATACTCTGATAGGAAAGGCACATGCTTATACCTCCTCGATAGGTTCTGCTATGGT ATATTGTATTCGATGTCAGTTCCCCTTATCAGGAATTGATCAG ATCACAACTACTGAAGCAGCTTTGTTGTTGGGGTTCGGCTTCCCTAATTGCAAAACTTCTCTCTTGTGGAAG AAAAATTATGTACATCAGACGGTGGCTATACATACATCCAATGTCAAGTTCTCCTACAAGCAAAGTAGACAAGCTTTAACTAGTTCCAAAACAACTGAGAA GAAAATAATCAAGAAGGCAGGAAAGAAAGAGCACCACTTATGGCAGAAAAAGGACTCTGCCGGGTCTGGGCAAAAG GTCTCCAGTCTTCCTAATGAGAAAGAGACCATTTTTGGAGCATTAGATAAATGGACAGCTTGGGAGACAGAGTTTCCATTGATTGCAGCAGCGAAGGCCTTGATAATCTTAAGGAAGAGGAGTCAATGGGTTCGTGTAATTCAA GTAGCAAAGTGGATGTTGAGCAAAGGCCAAGGAGCAACAATGGGAACGTATGACACCCTTCTGCTGGCATTTGATATGGATCAGAGGGTCGATGAGGCTGAATCACTGTGGAACATGATTCTGCACACGCATACACGCTCCATCTCAAGGCGGTTGTTTTCTAGGATGATCTCTTTGTATCATCATCACGACTTGCAAAGCAAGATAATAGAG GTATTTGCAGACATGGAGGAGTTAGGTGTAAGACCAGATGAAGATACTGTCAGGAGAGTGGCACGTGCTTTCCAGGAATTAGGGCAAGAGGAGAACAAAAAACTCTTTTTGAGAAGATACCACTGTAAATGGAAGTACATTCACTTTAAGGGTGAAAGGGTTAAAGTAAGAAGAACTAATGCATGGGATGAAGATAATAACTTAAGCAACTGA
- the LOC103446227 gene encoding pentatricopeptide repeat-containing protein At4g18975, chloroplastic-like isoform X1, whose protein sequence is MANVSNLVGDEDQVTNNPHTLIGKAHAYTSSIGSAMVYCIRCQFPLSGIDQITTTEAALLLGFGFPNCKTSLLWKKNYVHQTVAIHTSNVKFSYKQSRQALTSSKTTEKKIIKKAGKKEHHLWQKKDSAGSGQKAINLVRIVSSLPNEKETIFGALDKWTAWETEFPLIAAAKALIILRKRSQWVRVIQVAKWMLSKGQGATMGTYDTLLLAFDMDQRVDEAESLWNMILHTHTRSISRRLFSRMISLYHHHDLQSKIIEVFADMEELGVRPDEDTVRRVARAFQELGQEENKKLFLRRYHCKWKYIHFKGERVKVRRTNAWDEDNNLSN, encoded by the exons ATGGCCAACGTCTCAAATCTTGTGGGAGATGAGGAT CAGGTGACCAACAATCCTCATACTCTGATAGGAAAGGCACATGCTTATACCTCCTCGATAGGTTCTGCTATGGT ATATTGTATTCGATGTCAGTTCCCCTTATCAGGAATTGATCAG ATCACAACTACTGAAGCAGCTTTGTTGTTGGGGTTCGGCTTCCCTAATTGCAAAACTTCTCTCTTGTGGAAG AAAAATTATGTACATCAGACGGTGGCTATACATACATCCAATGTCAAGTTCTCCTACAAGCAAAGTAGACAAGCTTTAACTAGTTCCAAAACAACTGAGAA GAAAATAATCAAGAAGGCAGGAAAGAAAGAGCACCACTTATGGCAGAAAAAGGACTCTGCCGGGTCTGGGCAAAAGGCAATCAATCTCGTCAGAATT GTCTCCAGTCTTCCTAATGAGAAAGAGACCATTTTTGGAGCATTAGATAAATGGACAGCTTGGGAGACAGAGTTTCCATTGATTGCAGCAGCGAAGGCCTTGATAATCTTAAGGAAGAGGAGTCAATGGGTTCGTGTAATTCAA GTAGCAAAGTGGATGTTGAGCAAAGGCCAAGGAGCAACAATGGGAACGTATGACACCCTTCTGCTGGCATTTGATATGGATCAGAGGGTCGATGAGGCTGAATCACTGTGGAACATGATTCTGCACACGCATACACGCTCCATCTCAAGGCGGTTGTTTTCTAGGATGATCTCTTTGTATCATCATCACGACTTGCAAAGCAAGATAATAGAG GTATTTGCAGACATGGAGGAGTTAGGTGTAAGACCAGATGAAGATACTGTCAGGAGAGTGGCACGTGCTTTCCAGGAATTAGGGCAAGAGGAGAACAAAAAACTCTTTTTGAGAAGATACCACTGTAAATGGAAGTACATTCACTTTAAGGGTGAAAGGGTTAAAGTAAGAAGAACTAATGCATGGGATGAAGATAATAACTTAAGCAACTGA
- the LOC103429663 gene encoding protein S40-3-like, with protein sequence MADYEFQESEVIFSMDNLDFETCLDFRRHHQNDKSNLSKKKKMGNVNNNNNSSNNNIIKSVPVKIPDSMFDRFSGSEDDSDGDYYKEEEWDEGEMVPPHLIVRRRIAGKMAFSVCTGNGRPLKGRALSQVRNTILRMTGFLEA encoded by the coding sequence ATGGCTGACTACGAGTTTCAAGAATCGGAGGTCATCTTCTCCATGGATAATCTCGACTTCGAAACCTGCTTGGATTTCCGGCGTCACCATCAAAACGACAAGTCGAATctctcgaagaagaagaaaatgggaaatgttaacaacaacaacaacagcagCAACAATAATATTATCAAGTCGGTGCCGGTCAAAATCCCCGACAGCATGTTCGACCGGTTCAGCGGCTCCGAGGACGACAGCGACGGAGATTACTACAAGGAGGAGGAGTGGGACGAGGGAGAAATGGTGCCGCCGCATCTGATCGTGCGGCGGCGTATTGCAGGGAAGATGGCGTTCTCGGTGTGCACAGGAAACGGGCGGCCGCTTAAGGGAAGGGCTTTGAGTCAAGTCCGGAATACGATTCTCAGAATGACTGGTTTCTTGGAAGCTTAG
- the LOC103446227 gene encoding pentatricopeptide repeat-containing protein At4g18975, chloroplastic-like isoform X5: MVYCIRCQFPLSGIDQITTTEAALLLGFGFPNCKTSLLWKKNYVHQTVAIHTSNVKFSYKQSRQALTSSKTTEKKIIKKAGKKEHHLWQKKDSAGSGQKAINLVRIVSSLPNEKETIFGALDKWTAWETEFPLIAAAKALIILRKRSQWVRVIQVAKWMLSKGQGATMGTYDTLLLAFDMDQRVDEAESLWNMILHTHTRSISRRLFSRMISLYHHHDLQSKIIEVFADMEELGVRPDEDTVRRVARAFQELGQEENKKLFLRRYHCKWKYIHFKGERVKVRRTNAWDEDNNLSN, encoded by the exons ATGGT ATATTGTATTCGATGTCAGTTCCCCTTATCAGGAATTGATCAG ATCACAACTACTGAAGCAGCTTTGTTGTTGGGGTTCGGCTTCCCTAATTGCAAAACTTCTCTCTTGTGGAAG AAAAATTATGTACATCAGACGGTGGCTATACATACATCCAATGTCAAGTTCTCCTACAAGCAAAGTAGACAAGCTTTAACTAGTTCCAAAACAACTGAGAA GAAAATAATCAAGAAGGCAGGAAAGAAAGAGCACCACTTATGGCAGAAAAAGGACTCTGCCGGGTCTGGGCAAAAGGCAATCAATCTCGTCAGAATT GTCTCCAGTCTTCCTAATGAGAAAGAGACCATTTTTGGAGCATTAGATAAATGGACAGCTTGGGAGACAGAGTTTCCATTGATTGCAGCAGCGAAGGCCTTGATAATCTTAAGGAAGAGGAGTCAATGGGTTCGTGTAATTCAA GTAGCAAAGTGGATGTTGAGCAAAGGCCAAGGAGCAACAATGGGAACGTATGACACCCTTCTGCTGGCATTTGATATGGATCAGAGGGTCGATGAGGCTGAATCACTGTGGAACATGATTCTGCACACGCATACACGCTCCATCTCAAGGCGGTTGTTTTCTAGGATGATCTCTTTGTATCATCATCACGACTTGCAAAGCAAGATAATAGAG GTATTTGCAGACATGGAGGAGTTAGGTGTAAGACCAGATGAAGATACTGTCAGGAGAGTGGCACGTGCTTTCCAGGAATTAGGGCAAGAGGAGAACAAAAAACTCTTTTTGAGAAGATACCACTGTAAATGGAAGTACATTCACTTTAAGGGTGAAAGGGTTAAAGTAAGAAGAACTAATGCATGGGATGAAGATAATAACTTAAGCAACTGA